A region from the Brassica napus cultivar Da-Ae chromosome C8, Da-Ae, whole genome shotgun sequence genome encodes:
- the LOC106413979 gene encoding acyl-CoA-binding domain-containing protein 6, translating to MTQQGEYISSERRVNRDYTRNFSLRSQLAAEQSRCFKLEVAEVRQKIKTMETLENKLELLHRQRAVASEQAAANMNGKRQSSGDGLLELFRQKHESPMKVSASGQSYSRTEEINNAFTNEVSWDRSSTSSTQAPTHRPSKRTYGAI from the exons AGGAGAATATATAAGCTCTGAAAGAAGAGTTAACAGAGATTATACAAG GAACTTCAGTCTGCGGAGTCAACTTGCAGCGGAACAGTCGAGGTGTTTCAAATTAGAGGTTGCAGAGGTAAGACAAAAGATTAAGACAATGGAAACACTTGAAAATAAACTGGAACTCCTCCACCGTCAGAGAGCCGTTGCGTCTGAACAAGCCGCCGCCAATATGAATGGCAAAAGACAAAGCTCTGGGGATGGCTTGCTGGAACTCTTCCGCCAAAAGCATGAATCCCCCATGAAG GTGAGTGCAAGTGGACAAAGCTACTCAAGAACTGAAGAGATCAACAATGCCTTTACCAATGAAGTCTCATGGGACCGATCTTCCACGTCTTCTACTCAAGCACCAACACATAGACCAAGTAAAAGAACATATGGTGCGATCTAA